The following are encoded together in the Humulus lupulus chromosome 5, drHumLupu1.1, whole genome shotgun sequence genome:
- the LOC133834810 gene encoding peroxidase 66, which translates to MATFSPKTIFYLTTLLLMTTVPQSKAALNANYYSQTCPQAEKIILQTVYNASIFDPKVPARLLRMFFHDCFIRGCDASVLLDSTAENQAEKDGPPNLSLASFYVIDGAKATLEAACPQTVSCADVLAIAARDVVTISGGPYWNVLKGRKDGRVSKASETVNLPAPTFNMSQLVQSFSNRGLGLKDLVALSGGHTLGFSHCSSFESRLRNFSSNHDIDPSLSVEFGQELRKKCPKPNNDKNAGQFLDSTSSSFDNDYYKRLIQGKSVFGSDQALGGDFRTKWIVESFAGDQSLFFREFAASMVKLGSVGVIENGEVRQKCRVVN; encoded by the exons ATGGCAACCTTTTCACCAAAAACCATCTTCTATCTTACAACTCTACTTTTGATGACTACAGTTCCGCAATCAAAAGCAGCTTTAAACGCCAATTATTACAGCCAAACATGTCCACAAGCTGAGAAAATCATTCTGCAGACAGTCTATAACGCCTCCATATTCGATCCCAAAGTTCCAGCTCGACTCCTTAGGATGTTCTTCCACGACTGTTTCATTAGG GGATGTGATGCGTCTGTGTTACTAGACTCAACAGCAGAGAACCAAGCAGAGAAAGATGGACCTCCCAATCTTTCTCTTGCATCATTTTATGTCATAGATGGTGCTAAGGCTACACTAGAAGCTGCATGTCCTCAAACTGTTTCTTGTGCTGATGTACTTGCCATTGCTGCCAGGGATGTTGTAACCATA TCTGGGGGGCCTTACTGGAACGTCCTAAAAGGAAGAAAAGATGGAAGAGTTTCGAAAGCTTCTGAAACCGTCAACTTACCAGCTCCAACCTTCAACATGTCTCAGCTCGTTCAAAGCTTTTCCAACAGAGGCTTAGGACTTAAAGATTTGGTTGCTCTGTCAGGGGGACACACTCTCGGCTTTTCGCATTGTTCTTCCTTTGAATCACGGCTACGTAACTTTAGCTCAAACCATGATATTGATCCTAGTTTGAGCGTCGAATTCGGTCAAGAGCTAAGGAAGAAATGTCCGAAGCCAAACAATGACAAAAATGCAGGACAGTTCTTGGACTCAACTTCGTCCAGCTTCGACAACGACTATTacaagagattgatccaaggcaAAAGTGTGTTTGGATCGGACCAAGCTTTGGGTGGTGATTTTAGGACTAAGTGGATTGTTGAATCGTTTGCTGGGGACCAAAGTTTGTTCTTTAGAGAGTTCGCGGCTTCCATGGTCAAACTTGGAAGTGTTGGGGTCATTGAAAATGGAGAAGTTAGACAGAAATGTCGTGTGGTGAACTAG